Proteins found in one Dermacentor silvarum isolate Dsil-2018 chromosome 8, BIME_Dsil_1.4, whole genome shotgun sequence genomic segment:
- the LOC119461161 gene encoding uncharacterized protein LOC119461161 → MARTVVLAAVCCLVGVAFLLLVEPPVGVSAVHLAYIGNTTACDICDEGVDFSGRNFICCLAHSKCCGPDSLDRKRRSL, encoded by the exons ATGGCTCGAACTGTTGTG CTGGCCGCAGTTTGCTGCCTGGTGGGCGTGGCTTTCCTGCTGCTCGTCGAGCCTCCCGTGGGCGTGTCGGCCGTCCACCTGGCCTACATCGGCAATACCACCGCCTGCGATATCTGCGACGAGGGCGTCGACTTCTCTGGTCGCAACTTCATCTGCTGCCTGGCGCACAGCAAGTGCTGCGG GCCCGACAGCCTCGACAGGAAAAGACGGAGCCTGTGA